The proteins below come from a single Oncorhynchus keta strain PuntledgeMale-10-30-2019 chromosome 1, Oket_V2, whole genome shotgun sequence genomic window:
- the LOC118381146 gene encoding uncharacterized protein LOC118381146: protein MTAVGLVLCSQTLVLHSYQGISDPYPSVQNTCRLCGQNLLIKGTLQATRRIFDKPKASKDKKLCDRFLATGLVLTEAPGVKSGRICAKCYRLFLRIEESVSILKKWQSEHQTPGTSKKRKREREPSPSETDRGAKKTSEREPSPSETDKGAKKTCPPYKKVPPRSSHVEVVITYPNQLDPKLKKRVEKVSSEFSGMVENLAKGKLSTFVRLALTNETTCQEIRKQMTQRIEAEVKAYARPLNYMTSAEPCILSSTSLENMKYFSYAALDNELSRKTPWLYTTINTATGGSTIHNCVAASVALRGRNPRLSALAYVINSTLTQGGVKPIFKRLSKMGITTTHSNVLNKQKEMKAAGYNINIKCWREDCELFFQHSVRGEVCPRPPPTAKPTEETGREEDGGPVEDEFEIELDWGPLEDEDEEDEEEWSPLSEETEREEDRGLTVQEEREEEKDSGSLLGETETQEDRGLTVQEEREEEKDSGSLLGETETQEVGHASSALQGNDTQEEDSDSTVDSETEYFGLNLTCESD from the exons ATGACAGCCGTAGGCCTGGTTCTTTGCAGCCAGACGTTAGTTCTGCATAGTTATCAAGGTATATCAGACCCTTATCCATCCGTACAGAACACCTGTCGGCTCTGCGGACAAAATCTGCTCATCAAAGGGACATTACAGGCGACACGAAGAATATTTGACAAGCCCAAAGCCTCAAAGGACAAAAAGTTATGTGACCGATTCCTTGCCACCGGTTTAGTGCTAACTGAGGCACCAGGGGTGAAGTCGGGCAGAATTTGTGCTAAGTGCTATCGACTATTTCTCAGGATAGAGGAATCTGTAAGCATTTTAAAGAAATGGCAATCAGAGCATCAGACACCGGGGACGAGCAAGAAGAGGAAGCGGGAACGGGAGCCGAGTCCATCTGAAACAGACAGGGGAGCCAAGAAGACATCTGAACGGGAGCCGAGTCCATCTGAAACAGACAAGGGAGCCAAGAAGACATGTCCTCCCTATAAAAAGGTTCCCCCGAGGAGCAGTCATGTCGAG GTCGTCATAACATACCCTAACCAATTGGATCCGAAGCTGAAAAAGAGGGTCGAGAAGGTTTCATCAGAATTTTCTGGAATGGTTGAAAACCTGGCGAAAGGCAAATTGTCGACATTTGTCAGGTTAGCCTTGACGAATGAGACCACGTGTCAAGAAATCAGAAAGCAGATGACGCAGAGAATAGAAGCAGAGGTCAAGGCATATGCAAGACCCTTAAATTACATGACTTCTGCTGAACCGTGCATCTTGAGTAGTACCTCGTTGGAGAATATGAAGTATTTTTCATACGCAGCGTTGGACAATGAGTTGTCCAGGAAGACACCGTGGCTTTATACCACCATCAATACTGCAACAGGTGGTTCCACCATCCATAACTGTGTGGCTGCCTCGGTGGCCCTGAGAGGTAGAAACCCCAGGCTTTCTGCACTGGCCTATGTCATCAACTCAACACTGACCCAAGGAGGGGTTAAGCCCATTTTCAAAAGACTCTCTAAGATGGGCATAACAACCACACATAGCAATGTCCTAAATAAGCAGAAAGAGATGAAGGCAGCTGGGTACAACATCAACATCAAATGCTGGAGGGAGGACTGTGAGCTGTTTTTCCAGCATAGTGTCAGGGGTGAAGTCTGCCCACGACCTCCTCCTACGGCTAAACCGACAGAGGAGACCGGAAGAGAGGAGGACGGGGGGCCAGTGGAGGATGAGTTTGAAATAGAGCTGGACTGGGGTCCactggaggatgaggatgaagaagaTGAGGAAGAGTGGAGTCCACTGTcagaagagacagaaagagaggaggacagagggttaacagtgcaggaagagagagaagaagagaaagacagtGGTTCCCTGctaggagagacagaaacacaggaggacagagggtTAACAgtgcaggaagagagagaagaagagaaagacagtGGTTCCCTGctaggagagacagaaacacaggaAGTGGGACATGCATCATCAGCACTACAAGGAAATGACACACAGGAAGAGGACTCTGATTCAACGGTGGATTCAGAGACAGAATACTTTGGATTAAACCTCACCTGTGAGAGTGATTAG